A DNA window from Phragmites australis chromosome 11, lpPhrAust1.1, whole genome shotgun sequence contains the following coding sequences:
- the LOC133885049 gene encoding IQ domain-containing protein IQM1-like: MTLRSPPGGIDRNAVSPKLPNPRDLRDAGIDMPVRSPKLLRSNSSKKVAAASNLERALLSFKTYEADAACGGVHAPDARAGVPSSPVRRIHGARPGRLALHSPNTKQTMTMAAAANVVAPLAAPNPRPSELEMEMTSSSCSPRPRSELLLDEAATKVQKVFKGHRTRRSLADCAIVIEELWWKLYDSALLDRKSISFFTGEKQETAASRWVRAAKRIAKVGKGLCKDDKAQQLALRHWLEAIDPRHRYGHNLHLYYDIWFQSSSTEPFFYWLDIGAGREVHHPNCPRSKLNSQLIMYLEMNERAAYEVIVEDGRLTYMQSGALVNTTDDSKWIFVLSTSRSLYVGQKKKGRFQHSSFLAGGATSAAGRLVAKEGVLKAIWPYSGHYLPTEENFNEFISFLRENNVDLTNVKRCSVDDDEYPSFKKQTSDEPWPEEAAHEKATEAAAQGDAPDAMAQETEAPEVDTVSRASLKWTSGAGARIGCVRDYPAQLQSRALEQVNLSPRVAASTSRVPIPSPRPSPRIRLSPRVQYMGVGVGVASPSVRPLKQQCLGIRTPTVHLTLPTNNSKGN, translated from the exons ATGACTCTGCGATCGCCGCCAGGGGGGATCGATCGAAATGCTGTCTCGCCGAAGCTCCCAAACCCCAGGGACCTGAGGGACGCCGGCATCGACATGCCCGTGCGCTCGCCCAAGTTGCTCAGGAGCAACTCGTCCAAGAAGGTTGCAGCGGCGAGCAATCTCGAGAGGGCGCTACTCAGCTTCAAGACCTATGAGGCGGACGCGGCTTGCGGCGGTGTCCATGCCCCGGATGCTCGCGCCGGCGTCCCGTCGTCGCCCGTCCGGCGCATCCACGGCGCCAGGCCGGGACGCCTCGCGCTCCATAGCCCCAACACCAAGCAGACCATGACCATGGCTGCCGCCGCTAACGTCGTCGCACCCCTTGCGGCCCCAAACCCAAGGCCCTCCGAGCTGGAGATGGAGATGACATCCTCGTCGTGCTCGCCACGGCCCCGCAGCGAGCTTCTCCTGGACGAGGCGGCCACCAAGGTGCAGAAGGTGTTCAAGGGCCACCGCACGCGGCGGAGCCTGGCCGACTGCGCCATCGTCATCGAGGAGCTCTGGTGGAAGCTCTACGACTCCGCGTTGCTCGACCGCAAGTCCATCTCCTTCTTCACGGGGGAGAAGCAGGAGACTGCGGCATCCCGGTGGGTCAGGGCTGCCAAGCGGATCGCAAAGGTCGGCAAGGGCCTCTGCAAGGACGACAAGGCACAGCAGCTCGCTCTCCGACATTGGCTCGAAGCT ATCGACCCACGGCATCGGTACGGCCACAACTTGCACCTGTATTACGACATCTGGTTCCAGAGCTCCAGCACCGAGCCATTCTTCTACTG GTTGGACATTGGAGCCGGAAGGGAGGTCCATCACCCAAACTGTCCAAGAAGCAAGCTGAACTCACAATTGATCATGTACCTCGAAATG AACGAGAGGGCTGCCTACGAAGTGATCGTGGAAGACGGGAGGCTAACGTACATGCAGAGCGGGGCTCTCGTGAACACCACTGACGACTCCAAGTGGATATTTGTGCTCAGCACAAGCAGGTCCCTCTACGTGGGTCAG AAGAAGAAGGGGCGATTCCAGCATTCCAGTTTCCTAGCTGGTGGAGCAACATCAGCTGCTGGAAGACTGGTTGCCAAGGAAGGCGTTCTGAAG GCCATCTGGCCATACAGTGGCCATTACCTCCCAACCGAAGAGAACTTCAACGAGTTCATCAGCTTCCTGCGGGAGAACAACGTCGATCTCACCAACGTCAAA AGATGCTCGGTTGATGACGACGAGTACCCGTCGTTCAAGAAGCAGACCTCGGACGAGCCGTGGCCAGAAGAAGCAGCTCATGAGAAGGCCACAGAGGCGGCAGCGCAGGGCGATGCTCCGGACGCAATGGCACAAGAAACTGAGGCTCCCGAGGTGGACACCGTGAGCCGCGCTTCGCTCAAGTGGACGAGCGGCGCCGGCGCGCGCATCGGCTGCGTCCGGGACTACCCGGCCCAGCTCCAGAGCAGGGCGCTGGAGCAGGTGAACCTGTCACCCAGAGTGGCGGCGTCGACGAGCAGGGTGCCGATCCCGTCGCCACGGCCGAGCCCGCGGATCAGGCTGTCGCCGCGGGTGCAGTACATGGGCGTGGGCGTGGGCGTGGCGAGCCCCAGCGTGCGGCCGCTCAAGCAGCAGTGCCTTGGCATCCGGACGCCCACGGTGCACCTCACGCTGCCCACCAACAACAGCAAGGGCAACTGA
- the LOC133885035 gene encoding TATA-binding protein-associated factor BTAF1-like has translation MAQNSSRLHRLLTLLDTGSTQATRFAAARQIGEIAKSHPQELNALLKKVSQYTRSKNWDTRVAAAHAIGAIAENVKHTSLNDLFASVEAEKLASGMSDGTDEAGSALPRADATATSDLAFGSFDINRVLEFGSPLLASGGQEYDVANDNGKNPAERLARQKRNLRRRLGLDVCEQFMDVNDVIKDEDLLAQKNYWGSNVQNNGFHSYNTGHNIQQLVATMVPRYPRQSNFRSRRLSARELNMLKRKAKSNAKDHTKAVSEDDEAALKSSASSNGASSDQVGAHNDAFDATVDEDNLEYSENGRWPFQQFVDQLIHDMFDPIWEVRHGSVMALREILTHQGACAGVYFPDPSLPSADLDDKTNSDSLKRPHGIDLNEDVHVEHLEPVLKRHKSEPNPSEIMSMDYDKELVNGDYSKTEAGLSIAPTVSSGEPNSGYIKVEPEFCVDGSVDPSKGGTTHASLPSSLIHAPENSKFSKLMKLAKYSYMKNWEFLQDCAIRFLCVLSLDRFGDYVSDQVVAPVRETCAQALGAVMKYMHPSLVCHTLNTLLQMQRRQEWEVRHGSLLGIKYLVAVRQEMLKDLFDYVLHACKAGLEDPDDDVRAVAAEALIPAATSLVRLNDQMLHSIVMLLWDILLDLDDLSPSTSSVMNLLAEIYSQTEMVPKMLGTAALGERGESDLNKVTQIAEQEDRLTSSENPYGLATLTPRLWPFMRHSITSVRRSAIRTLERLLEVGNSRSSAGVTPSKFWTTSILGDALQVVFQNLLLESNDEILQSSERAWKLLLQCPEKDLESAAKSYFSNWVQLATTPYGSTLDSTKMFLPVALPRGSRSRAAAKIRSARLENESTRMISFGSTGGSTSHEKHFDVPSSVSKIIVGADSDKSVTHTRVLTSMALGLFASKLPVGSWQVVLSPLANNLMSLSGVQRQVASMVIVSWFKDLRSSDPVLVGTLLAFLSSVKEWLLDLLTCSDPAFPTKDSMLPYTELARTYTKMRNEAYSLLQSIDSCAAFKDYINSLNLNVDVLSVDDAINFASKLLLPSDSDLPSESEKSVLNNIESAKQGLLSTSGYLKCVQNNLHVTVSSLVASAVVWMSGLPGKLNPVILPLMAAIKREQEEILQDKAADALAELIFSCVGRKPGPNDKLTKNICTLTCTDASETPNAAVINSMQVIEDQNLLSIGKRFSSHKSRGHMTSGSEDRSKMEGFISRRGSELAFKHLCEKFGSSLFQKLPKLWDCLTEFLKPVKTEDGTLKDDLSIAQLGRSCEDKDPQSLINNIQVVRSITPHLTEPLRPQLLSLLPCILGCVRHPHVAVRLAAARCITSMAKSLTDDVMVVVIENVIPMLSDLSSVCARQGAGMLLSLLVQGLAVELVPYAPFLVVPLLRCMSDPDGSVRQTVTHSFAALVPLLPLSKGVSLPGGLNERLSSSAEDVQFLEQLLDNSQIDDFNLNIDLSVVLRRYQQEGINWLAFLRRFKLHGILCDDMGLGKTLQASAIVASDIAESRARNDDKDPTSLIICPSTLVAHWEYEIEKYIDSSIMKPLQYIGSSQDRFMLRSQFDKFNVIITSYDIIRKDIDFLGNMSWNYCVLDEGHIIKNSRSKITSAVKQLKAQHRLILSGTPIQNNVLELWSLFDFLMPGFLGTEKQFQATYGKPLLAAKDSKCSAKDAEAGILAMEALHKQVMPFLLRRTKDEVLSDLPEKIIQDRYCNLSLLQLKLYDKFSSSNAKEEISTIVKANESEVSASQPKATRHVFQALQYLLKLCSHPLLVTGENPPDHLVDLLKEIGVGSGVELHELQHSPKLVALQEILQECGIGSEISSPDSSAAFGQHRVLIFAQHKAFLDIIEKDLFHSHMRSVTYLRLDGSVQPEKRFEIVKTFNSDPTIDVLLLTTHVGGLGLNLTSADTLVFMEHDWNPMKDLQAMDRAHRLGQRKVVNVHRLIMRGTLEEKVMSLQRFKVSVANAVINAENSSLKTMNTDQLLDLFTSTPASRKASVLPSVSSDDQSKDSKRKSGGKGLKSIMNGLDELWDQSQYADEYDLNQFLAKLNG, from the exons ATGGCTCAGAATTCGTCCCGTCTTCACCGTCTTCTAACATTACTAGACA CTGGTTCGACACAAGCCACAAGGTTTGCGGCTGCACGCCAAATTGGAGAAATTGCCAAGTCCCATCCCCAGGAGCTAAATGCGTTGCTAAAAAAG GTTTCTCAATACACTCGTAGTAAGAATTGGGACACAAGGGTTGCGGCAGCCCATGCAATTGGTGCGATAGCAGAGAATGTCAAGCACACATCGTTAAATGATCTGTTTGCATCTGTGGAAGCAGAAAAACTTGCTTCTGGGATGTCTGATGGAACCGATGAAGCTGGGTCAGCATTGCCACGTGCTGATGCTACAGCAACATCTGATCTTGCTTTTGGAAG CTTTGACATAAATAGGGTATTGGAATTTGGATCTCCTTTATTGGCATCGGGTGGACAG GAATATGACGTTGCAAATGACAATGGCAAGAATCCAGCGGAGCGTCTAGCTCGCCAAAAGCGAAATCTTCGGCGTCGTTTAG GACTGGATGTATGTGAGCAGTTTATGGATGTTAATGATGTTATCAAAGATGAGGATCTTCTGGCCCAAAAAAATTATTGGGGTTCAAATGTACAGAATAATGGATTTCATTCGTACAATACTGGCCATAATATTCAGCAGTTGGTTGCCACCATGGTTCCTAGGTATCCCAGGCAGTCTAATTTTCGTTCTAGGCGATTAAGTGCCAGGGAGCTCAATATGCTGAAGCGTAAAGCAAAGAGTAATGCAAAAGATCATACGAAGGCTGTATCCGAGGATGATGAGGCTGCACTAAAAAGTTCTGCATCGTCCAATGGAGCTTCTTCTGACCAAGTTGGTGCACATAAT GATGCATTTGATGCAACTGTGGATGAAGACAATCTTGAGTATAGTGAAAATGGGAGATGGCCTTTTCAACAATTTGTGGATCAGCTTATTCATGATATGTTTGACCCTA TTTGGGAAGTTCGCCATGGCAGCGTTATGGCCTTAAGGGAAATTTTGACACATCAAGGTGCTTGTGCTGGAGTATATTTTCCTGATCCAAGCTTGCCTTCTGCTGATTTGGATGATAAAACCAACTCTGACTCCCTTAAAAGGCCACATGGTATTGATCTAAATGAAGACGTTCATGTGGAACATCTCGAACCCGTTTTGAAGAGGCATAAGAGCGAGCCAAATCCTTCTGAAATTATGTCCATGGACTATGATAAAGAACTGGTTAATGGTGATTATTCAAAAACAGAGGCAGGTCTGAGCATCGCGCCTACTGTATCGAGTGGTGAGCCAAATTCTGGTTACATAAAAGTTGAGCCGGAGTTCTGTGTTGATGGTTCAGTTGATCCCTCTAAAGGGGGTACAACACATGCATCATTACCGAGTTCTCTTATACATGCTCcagaaaattcaaaattttcgaAACTGATGAAATTGGCCAAGTACTCATATATGAAGAATTGGGAATTTCTTCAAGATTGTGCAATTCGCTTCCTTTGTGTTCTTTCGTTGGATCG CTTTGGTGATTATGTATCTGATCAAGTGGTTGCCCCTGTTCGTGAAACTTGTGCTCAAGCTCTTGGTGCTGTGATGAAGTACATGCACCCTTCTTTAGTATGTCATACACTAAATACCTTGCTGCAAATGCAG CGCAGACAAGAGTGGGAAGTTCGTCATGGGAGCCTCCTTGGAATTAAGTACTTAGTCGCTGTTCGCCAG GAAATGCTTAAAGATTTGTTTGACTATGTCCTTCATGCTTGTAAAGCTGGTCTGGAGGATCCGGATGATGATGTCCGAGCAGTGGCTGCAGAAGCCCTGATCCCAGCTGCCACCTCTTTAGTTAGACTAAATGATCAAATGCTGCATTCAATTGTGATGTTGCTTTGGGATATATTGCTTGACCTTGATGATCTAAGCCCATCTACAAGCAG TGTAATGAACTTGCTAGCAGAGATATATTCTCAAACAGAGATGGTACCAAAGATGCTTGGCACAGCAGCCTTAGGGGAAAGGGGAGAATCTGATCTAAACAAAGTGACTCAAATTGCTGAGCAAGAAGACAGATTAACATCTAGTGAGAACCCTTATGGTCTAGCCACACTGACACCCCGACTGTGGCCCTTTATGAGACATAGTATTACTTCAGTCCGGCGTTCTGCCATACGCACACTG GAGAGGCTTCTTGAGGTTGGCAACAGTAGGAGCTCAGCTGGGGTGACCCCATCTAAATTCTGGACTACATCTATATTAGGTGATGCACTGCAGGTTGTCTTCCAGAACCTACTTCTGGAGTCAAATGATGAGATTCTTCAGTCTTCTGAAAGGGCTTGGAAACTTCTACTTCAG TGCCCTGAGAAGGACCTTGAGTCTGCTGCGAAGTCATATTTTAGTAATTGGGTGCAACTTGCCACCACTCCATATGGTTCAACGTTGGATTCCACAAAAATGTTTTTACCAGTTGCCCTTCCACGAGGAAGTCGTTCTAGAGCTGCTGCAAAGATCAGATCTGCAAGGCTAGAAAATGAAAGTACAAGAATGATATCTTTTGGTTCTACAGGTGGAAGTACTTCACATGAAAAGCATTTCGATGTCCCCTCAAGTGTTTCAAAGATCATTGTTGGGGCCGATTCTGACAAATCTGTTACTCATACACGGGTGCTTACGTCAATGGCCCTTGGGCTTTTTGCCTCTAAGTTGCCAGTAGGCTCTTGGCAAGTTGTTCTTAGTCCACTAGCGAATAATCTCATGTCTCTCTCAGGTGTCCAGAGACAG GTGGCTTCTATGGTTATTGTTTCTTGGTTCAAAGATCTGAGAAGCAGCGATCCTGTCTTGGTGGGTACATTGTTAGCTTTCTTATCTTCTGTGAAAGAGTGGCTGCTGGACTTATTGACTTGCTCTGACCCTGCATTTCCTACAAAAGATTCTATGCTTCCATATACTGAACTTGCAAGAACATACACAAAGATGCGCAATGAAGCCTATAGTTTGCTCCAGTCGATTGATTCTTGTGCTGCTTTCAAAGATTATATTAACAGCTTAAACCTTAATGTTGACGTGCTTAGTGTGGATGATGCTATTAACTTTGCTTCAAAGCTTTTGTTACCTTCTGATTCTGATCTTCCTTCCGAAAGTGAGAAAAGTGTCCTGAATAACATAGAATCAGCAAAACAAGGCCTGTTGTCCACATCAGGCTATTTGAAATGCGTTCAG AACAATTTGCATGTGACAGTTTCTTCTTTAGTGGCCTCTGCTGTAGTCTGGATGTCAGGTTTGCCTGGCAAGTTGAACCCAGTCATTTTACCTTTGATGGCTGCCATAAAAAGAGAACAG GAGGAAATACTTCAAGATAAAGCTGCTGATGCACTTGCTGAGCTCATCTTTAGTTGTGTTGGCCGCAAGCCTGGTCCCAATGATAAGCTAACAAAGAATATCTGCACATTGACATGCACTGATGCCAGTGAGACGCCTAATGCTGCAGTTATCAACTCAATGCAGGTTATTGAGGACCAGAATTTGTTGTCAATTGGAAAGCGTTTTAGCAGTCACAAATCCAGGGGTCATATGACTTCTGGTAGTGAAGATAGGTCAAAAATGGAAGGATTTATAAGCCGACGAGGATCAGAGTTAGCTTTCAAGCATCTTTGCGAGAAATTTGGATCATCATTGTTTCAAAAACTTCCCAAGCTATGGGATTGCCTTACTGAGTTTCTTAAACCTGTGAAAACTGAAGATGGGACTCTTAAAGATGATCTAAGTATTGCACAGCTAGGCAGATCGTGTGAGGATAAGGACCCGCAGTCGCTCATAAATAATATCCAG GTTGTTCGTTCAATTACACCTCACTTGACTGAGCCGTTAAGGCCTCAACTGCTAAGTCTCCTTCCCTGCATTCTCGGGTGTGTGCGTCATCCTCATGTGGCTGTTAGATTAGCTGCTGCAAGGTGCATCACATCAATGGCAAAGTCATTGACTGATGATGTGATGGTAGTCGTGATAGAAAATGTCATTCCGATGCTGTCTGATTTATCTTCTGTCTGTGCAAGACAAGGAGCTGGGATGCTTTTGAGCCTTCTTGTTCAGGGTTTGGCTGTGGAGTTGGTTCCTTATGCTCCTTTCCTTGTTGTTCCTCTTCTGAGGTGTATGAGCGACCCTGATGGTTCTGTTAGGCAGACTGTGACTCACAGTTTTGCTGCTCTGGTTCCTTTGCTGCCATTATCGAAGGGTGTTTCATTACCAGGTGGACTAAATGAACGGTTATCTAGCAGTGCTGAAGATGTGCAGTTTCTGGAACAGCTCCTTGACAACTCCCAGATTGATGATTTCAATCTCAACATTGATCTCAGTGTTGTATTGCGAAG GTATCAGCAAGAAGGGATCAACTGGCTAGCATTCCTGAGACGTTTCAAGTTACACGGAATTTTATGTGATGACATGGGACTCGGTAAGACGCTCCAAGCGTCTGCTATTGTAGCAAGTGACATTGCTGAATCACGTGCACGGAATGATGACAAAGATCCAACATCTTTGATTATCTGCCCTTCTACATTAGTGGCCCACTGGGAATACGAAATAGAAAAGTATATAGACAGCTCAATCATGAAACCTCTTCAGTACATTGGTTCATCACAGGACAGATTCATGCTCCGTAGTCAATTTGATAAGTTTAACGTAATTATAACATCATATGACATTATACGCAAGGATATTGATTTTCTTGGGAATATGTCTTGGAACTATTGTGTTCTGGATGAAGGGCACATAATAAAAAACTCAAGATCTAAAATAACGTCTGCTGTGAAACAGCTGAAAGCACAACACCGCCTTATCTTGAGTGGCACTCCTATTCAG AATAATGTATTGGAGTTATGGTCTTTATTTGACTTCCTTATGCCTGGGTTTCTCGGGACAGAAAAACAA TTCCAAGCTACATATGGAAAACCATTGCTAGCAGCTAAAGATTCAAAATGTTCAGCAAAGGATGCTGAAGCTGGTATTCTTGCAATGGAGGCGCTGCATAAGCAG GTCATGCCATTTCTACTCAGAAGAACAAAGGATGAAGTTCTATCTGATCTTCCAGAGAAGATTATCCAGGATAGATATTGCAATCTCAGTCTATTGCAGCTAAAACTCTACGACAAATTCTCCAGCTCCAATGCAAAAGAAGAGATTTCAACTATAGTAAAAGCAAATGAATCAGAGGTTTCTGCTTCTCAACCAAAGGCAACTCGTCACGTGTTTCAG GCATTGCAGTACcttttaaaactttgcagcCATCCTTTACTTGTAACTGGGGAGAATCCCCCTGATCATCTTGTTGATCTTCTGAAAGAAATAGGTGTGGGGTCCGGTGTCGAGCTTCATGAGCTTCAGCACTCGCCTAAGCTTGTTGCTCTTCAAGAAATACTTCAGGAGTGTGGTATAGGGTCAGAAATATCAAGTCCTGATTCTTCGGCAGCTTTTGGGCAACATAGAGTTTTGATTTTTGCTCAACATAAG GCTTTTCTTGACATTATTGAGAAGGACCTGTTTCACTCTCATATGAGAAG TGTCACATATTTGCGGCTGGATGGCTCTGTTCAACCAGAGAAGAGATTTGAAATTGTCAAAACGTTCAATTCAGATCCAACCATTGATGTGCTTCTATTAACAACTCATG TTGGTGGTCTTGGCTTGAATTTGACATCTGCTGACACATTGGTCTTCATGGAGCATGATTGGAATCCAATGAAGGATCTGCAG